One part of the Rutidosis leptorrhynchoides isolate AG116_Rl617_1_P2 chromosome 1, CSIRO_AGI_Rlap_v1, whole genome shotgun sequence genome encodes these proteins:
- the LOC139886409 gene encoding uncharacterized protein — translation MCIVAVLLRVKFQLSNMARVGIVGAGISGLVSAYLLTKAGVKVVLYEKDYDLDNNAKIVTVDGVDLDLEMLAFNQVTCPNTMEFIEMLGVDVEISDMSFSFSLDKGNGFEWGTRNGLSSVFAQNLNALNPFFLRMLREFTKFKNDVIRYLEEAENNKDIGFNETLWDITRSHGYSELFINSYLVPICSALFSCPAEAVLRLSAFTCLSYIRDHHLFQLFNGLQWLTVRGGSQSYIEKIKNELQSRGCQVITGCAVQSVSKLDDGCLIVCEDGSQEKYSGCIIDADVPDTLRMLGEQATYEEKRILGAFNYVYSDVYLHRDVSLMPRNQTTWSALNFVGTGDNKVCLTYWLNVLQNIDDKGLPFLVTHNPSRKPESILRKWKTERPVPSVASSKASNELHLIQGNRGIWFCGPYQSYGFCEGRVKAGMVAANGMYDKSCEILNNPRHMVLSLMENGARAFLVGFLQNYIAMGTIILLEQGGTMFTFEGIKKKCPLKVCLRIHSPQFYWKIVTQADLGLADAYINGEFSFTDTTCGLLDMITILILNGDLKDNASQTNKRGWWTPLFTTALIASAKYSYNHVLRQNTLTQARRNISRHYDLSNELFSLFLDETMTYSCAIFKSEDEDLKTAQMRKTDILIEKARVDKNHEVLEIGFGWGNLAIEIVKQTGCKYTGITLSKEQLVYAEAKVKEAGLQEQITFLLCDYRKLPKTNKYDRIISCEAIEHVGHVYYEEFFGCCESLLAQDGILVLQFTSVQDAKYDEFRRSPGFIKEYIFPGMCLPSLNRLTTAMAASSRLCVDHAETIGSHYYQTLRVWRENFIKNQSKILALGFNQQFIRTWEYYFDYAAAGFKTESIGNYQIVFSRPGINVALGDRSKSIVSAN, via the exons GTCACATGTCCCAACACGATGGAATTCATTGAGATGCTCGGAGTTGATGTCGAAATCTCTGACATGTCATTCTCATTTAGCTTAGACAAGGGCAATGGATTCGAATGGGGTACTCGAAATGGTTTATCTAGTGTGTTCGCTCAAAATCTGAATGCACTAAATCCTTTCTTCTTGAGGATGCTCCGCGAATTTACGAAATTCAAAAATGATGTCATTAG gtaCCTTGAAGAGGCTGAGAACAACAAGGACATTGGTTTCAATGAAACACTGTGGGATATCACTCGGTCACATGGTTATTCGGAATTATTTATAAACTCTTATCTT GTTCCGATATGCTCTGCACTCTTCTCATGCCCTGCAGAAGCAGTGTTAAGACTATCTGCGTTTACTTGTCTCTCATATATCCGAGATCACCATCTATTTCAA CTTTTCAACGGGCTTCAATGGCTTACTGTTAGGGGTGGTTCACAAAGTTACATTGAAAAG ATCAAAAATGAACTGCAATCTAGAGGCTGCCAAGTAATAACGGGTTGTGCTGTTCAATCAGTCTCGAAACTTGATGATG GTTGCCTAATAGTGTGCGAAGATGGATCTCAAGAAAAGTATTCTGGATGCATAATAGATGCAGATGTCCCTGATACTCTTAGAATGTTGGGGGAACAAGCTACATATGAAGAAAAAAGAATTCTTGGGGCTTTTAATTATGTATAcag TGATGTATATCTACATCGTGACGTTAGTCTAATGCCGCGAAACCAGACCACATGGAGTGCATTAAATTTTGTTGGAACTGGAGATAATAAAGTATGCTTAACATACTGGTTAAATGTGCTCCAG AATATTGATGATAAGGGGCTACCTTTTCTGGTTACTCATAACCCATCCCGAAAACCAGAAAGTATCTTGCGGAAGTGGAAAACAGAACGACCAGTTCCGTCGGTTGCATCATCAAAGGCTTCTAATGAACTTCATCTCATTCAAGGGAATAGAGGAATTTGGTTCTGTGGACCATACCAAA gttATGGATTCTGCGAGGGCCGAGTGAAGGCGGGGATGGTTGCAGCAAATGGAATGTATGATAAGAGTTGCGAAATTCTTAACAATCCTAGACATATGGTACTTTCCCTGATGGAAAATGGTGCACGAGCCTTCCTTGTTGGATTCCTTCAAAATTATATTGCTATGGGCACTATTAT TTTACTGGAACAAGGTGGCACAATGTTCACCTTTGAAGGAATTAAGAAGAAGTGCCCCTTAAAAGTTTGTCTAAGAATTCACAGTCCCCAATTCTACTGGAAG ATTGTTACACAAGCTGATTTAGGCCTTGCTGATGCGTACATAAATGGAGAGTTCTCCTTTACTGATACAACATGTGGTCTTCTGGACATGATTACG ATTTTGATTCTTAATGGTGATTTGAAAGATAATGCCTCACAGACTAACAAAAG AGGTTGGTGGACACCACTGTTCACAACAGCTCTAATAGCATCTGCAAAGTACTCATATAATCATGTTTTGAGGCAAAACACTCTTACGCAAGCACGTAGGAACATATCTCGCCACTATGACCTG AGTAATGAACTATTTTCTCTCTTCTTGGATGAGACGATGACATATTCTTGTGCCATATTCAAG AGTGAGGATGAAGACTTAAAAACAGCACAGATGAGAAAAACCGACATCTTGATTGAGAAA GCAAGAGTTGATAAGAACCATGAGGTTCTGGAGATAGGATTTGGTTGGGGAAACTTAGCAATTGAAATAGTCAAACAAACTGGATGTAAATACACAGGCATTACCCTCTCAAAAGAGCAACTCGTATATGCAGAAGCAAAAGTGAAGGAAGCTGGCCTGcag GAACAAATAACGTTTCTACTATGTGACTATAGGAAATTGCCGAAAACTAATAAATATGACAGAATTATATCTTG CGAAGCGATAGAACATGTTGGTCATGTATACTATGAAGAATTTTTTGGCTGCTGTGAATCGTTATTGGCACAAGATGGTATTCTTGTCTTGCAG ttcaCCTCTGTCCAAGATGCAAAGTATGATGAGTTTAGGCGTAGCCCGGGATTTATTAAAGAGTACATATTTCCAGGAATGTGCCTACCTTCACTTAACAGATTAACAACCGCCATGGCTGCATCATCACGCCTCTG TGTGGATCATGCGGAAACGATAGGATCACATTATTACCAAACACTCAGGGTTTGGAGGGAAAACTTTATAAAAAACCAAAG CAAAATCCTTGCCTTGGGCTTTAACCAACAATTCATCCGTACTTGGGAGTACTATTTTGATTATGCTGCTGCAGGGTTTAAGACCGAGTCAATTGGGAACTACCAG ATTGTGTTCTCAAGGCCTGGGATTAATGTTGCGCTGGGAGATCGTTCCAAGAGTATCGTATCAGCTAATTAA